ATTCTCTTTTTATCCCCCGGAGCTGCCCACTCGGGGGTTCTCCGTGCATGGTGTTCTGTGAAAAGTTCAGAATCGCCATATGGACAATTCGCAAAATCGCGTGTGCCACGCTTTCCGCTGCTGCGTAGCTCATTTTTGTTCATTATATGGCGTTCCGTCCATCCGTTTTCACAGACAGATTTTTGTGCAAGCCCGAAATCTGTCCGCGAAACGTATGGCTGAACTTTTTGAAAAAACGCTTGACATTCAATGAAAGGCAGGATATAATAATTTATGTTGTTGGGGAAACAACGAAGTGTGCGTTTAGCTCAGCTGGATAGAGCGTTTGGCTACGGACCAAAAGGTCGGGGGTTCGAATCCTCTAACGCACGTAAGACAGAGAAGCCGGGAGATTGTTGGAGATCTTCCGGTTTTTTCGATTATACAGGATATGAAGTTACAGTATACAAATATACAATATACAGGAGGCAGGATGGACAGACAGCAGTTTATCGATACACTGGAGCGGACGCTGCGGGGCGGCGGCACCCCGGAGCATATCATCGCGGATAACGTCCGGTATTATAACGGGTATTTTGCGGACGAGTCTGCCAAAGGCAGAAGCGAGGCGGAGATCGCGGAGGAGCTGGGAGATCCCAGACTTCTGGCAAAGACGATCCTGGAAGTGCAGGAGCCCGGCGGCACCGGTGCGGGGGGATCTGCCCGGGGCTGGTATGGAGAGCAGACGGAGGATGCGGCGGACAGCGCTGGTTCCGCATTCGACAGTTCTGCGGCCAATGGAACCAAAGGCTTTCATGCGGAACTGAATGAGAACGGCTGGGATGTGCGTTATGGAAAATTCAAGATCAATTCCTGGTACGGGTATCTGCTCATCGCGCTGGTGGTGCTGCTGATCTTAGGCATCATCGGGACGGTCATCGGCGGACTTGTGACGCTGCTGGCACCGGTGGCACTGCCGGTGATCCTCATTGTGCTGGTCGTGCGTTTTTTCTCTCAGCGAAGGTAGCTATGACAAAAACTGGGAAAATAAGGAAATCAGGATTGCCCGGTGTGGGTGTATATTTTTCCGGTGAGATGCCATACTAAACCTGTATCAAAAATACAGGAGGTAGACGACATGTCAAAGAACAACTATTCCAATAACACCGGAAGCAACGCTTCCAACAAAAGCACCAACAAAAATACCAACAGCATGAACAGCTACGGTAACTACAGCAATTCCGAGAAGAACAAGACAAACAACAAGTCCGCAGGCGAAGATACCTACGGCAACAAGAGCGAAGAAGACAGATATTAGGCAGCCAAAGCGGGCAGAGAGCATTGTTTCTCTGCCCCTTTTCCTGTGCGGCATCTTTATGATACATAAGCGCATGCGGGCTTAGACCTTTTGCCCCTGGCATCATATAATGATAGTGAGAAAACAGCAGGAGATGTGAGGTGTCAGGATGAATTTTGAGACAATTCCGGCAAAAAGTCTGGACGGGTATATCGGAAGACCCGACTGCATGATCATAGATCTTCGGGACTGGGAGGAATACTGTCAGGGGCATATAAAGGGTGCGGTCTGTGTTCCTTTTGAACAGTTTCAAAAAAGCGTTCCCTTGCGGAAAAACGTGCGCTATGTGCTGTACTGCGAGCGCGGTTCTGCCAGTCTGATGGCTGCCAAACGGCTGGCCAGTCTGGGGTATCAGGCCAGCACGGTCATCGGCGGCATTCTGTCCTACCGGGGGCGGCATCTGGTGCTCTGCGGGGAAGGAGAACGAAATAGACATTGACAGCGGGCGCATGGCCGAATTAATATTAGGTATAAGTGAAAAGAAACCTGAATACAGAGAAAATATGGAGAGAATACAAAAAATATGGATCGGATGGAATTTACGGCGCCCTGTCATTTCGGACTGGAAGCCGTTCTGAAAAAAGAAATTACAGATTTGGGATACGAGATCAGTCAGGTAGAGGACGGCCGTGTTTCCTTCTATGGGGATGCGGCGGCCGTCTGCCGGGCCAACATGTTTCTGCGGACTGCCCAGCGGGTACTCTGGAAGGTGGCGGAGTTTGAGGCGGTGACCTTTGACGAGCTGTTTGAGCGGACGAAAGCCGTTCCCTGGGAGGACTATCTGCCGGAGAATGCCAAATTCTGGGTAGCCAAGGCCAACTCGGTGAAAA
Above is a window of Oscillospiraceae bacterium NTUH-002-81 DNA encoding:
- a CDS encoding DUF1700 domain-containing protein, which translates into the protein MDRQQFIDTLERTLRGGGTPEHIIADNVRYYNGYFADESAKGRSEAEIAEELGDPRLLAKTILEVQEPGGTGAGGSARGWYGEQTEDAADSAGSAFDSSAANGTKGFHAELNENGWDVRYGKFKINSWYGYLLIALVVLLILGIIGTVIGGLVTLLAPVALPVILIVLVVRFFSQRR
- a CDS encoding rhodanese-like domain-containing protein, whose product is MNFETIPAKSLDGYIGRPDCMIIDLRDWEEYCQGHIKGAVCVPFEQFQKSVPLRKNVRYVLYCERGSASLMAAKRLASLGYQASTVIGGILSYRGRHLVLCGEGERNRH